In the Arachis ipaensis cultivar K30076 chromosome B10, Araip1.1, whole genome shotgun sequence genome, one interval contains:
- the LOC107620896 gene encoding uncharacterized protein LOC107620896 yields MPRSRTHFCCYHRHGEEASKRGRTRALSLPPLGLRAASPSLVTHEPRAHARGWRTALLSPLLLPTPLLPVEDDAVAGQNSGEREEVMKEGAALSPWSPPRQTREWPPSLQRSRAATFTFSRTERGGCAKGDLLPPLLPGILWSQPPLMELESSSAMAAVPPVAEKGHRCCCRKLPLELVSFGVAASCRYRNHYQGCRFMVQSLLICELMWLLQSEQSCDSSGR; encoded by the exons ATGCCTCGCAGTCGAACCCATTTCTGCTGCTACCACCGTCACGGAGAAGAGGCGTCGAAGAGGGGCCGAACTCGCGCCTTGTCGCTGCCGCCCCTGGGGCTTCGAGCCGCGTCACCATCCTTGGTGACCCACGAACCGAGAGCACACGCGCGGGGGTGGAGGACGGCGTTGCTGTCGCCGCTGCTTCTCCCAACTCCGCTGCTGCCCGTTGAAGACGACGCCGTCGCTGGTCAGAACTCAGGCGAGAGAGAGGAGGTCATGAAGGAGGGAGCCGCACTCAGTCCCTGGTCGCCGCCGCGCCAAACGAGGGAGTGGCCGCCGTCGTTGCAGAGGAGCCGCGCGGCCACCTTCACATTCTCGCGCACAGAGAGAGGGGGATGCGCGAAGGGGGACCTTCTTCCGCCGCTGCTGCCTGGGATCCTGTGGTCCCAGCCGCCATTGATGGAGCTTGAATCGTCGTCAGCCATGGCTGCTGTGCCTCCGGTCGCCGAGAAGGGCCACCGCTGCTGCTGCCGGAAATTGCCACTGGAACTGGTGTCGTTTG GAGTTGCTGCAAGTTGCCGCTACCGGAATCACTACCAGGGCTGCCGCTTCATGGTTCAGTCACTTCTTATTTGCG agttgatGTGGTTACTGCAAAGTGAACAAAGCTGTGATTCAAGCGGCCGGTAA